One Apis cerana isolate GH-2021 linkage group LG15, AcerK_1.0, whole genome shotgun sequence DNA window includes the following coding sequences:
- the LOC108002300 gene encoding DDB1- and CUL4-associated factor 10, with product MPKIRTRQANSLWLRQRELGIKFPLGHADCFHKTLYSSMKPVTSWDHALSAAAAHGGVFNLEYSPDGSLLLAACEKKSILMFDPLRRNLIHTIDNAHHDCVNCVRFLDQRMFATCSDDSTVALWDARNLKQRIRTLQGHSNWVKNIEYSPKDSLLLTSGFDGSIYTWDINSFTENSILYTRVFHTNGLMRTRLSPDASKMLISTTSGYLIIIHNLKLSSLSQDLAGFRPNMYRLMQSSQTTIPNVASFTHLFSHSRTHNRVEFLTDFPVGDDAEIISSLQVHPQGWCALSRNVSNGEKSEWTCIHDIQERDVSSIAEQAKEGEETTPQFNEVPVEEFEDFQQPQPSRSGITSSFLIESPNNRVRVIHTTSDSTRSNAAGLSDNAQSVRTSRNWQVASRRASRSQSRNSRLDRNATRTNFGAIEVSSTSSSSSDSRVSADRDDRQADRYIYAADLYAADESILEEGSGDQERDSGQDYRPPRPNSHLNYLRPRNMIDNFSTGNIELHVSTTDVWEAHVAIREARLRRERDWLSRSSNNTVVIIGDRIRVQNRNRQGQQTMYAIPRNRMIHQNTPRLTHYIEEPNVGSGYIKELCFSADGRLICSPFGYGIRLLAFSKDCSELSNCVPPYNESVQLHELVTNVSHSGIVVSTKFSPRHCLLVSGCLSGKIVWHQPVV from the exons ATGCCTAAAATAAGAACCAGACAAGCAAATAGCCTCTGGTTAAGGCAACGCGAATTGGGTATAAAGTTCCCATTGGGACATGCCGACTGTTTTCATAAAACCCTTTATTCGTCTATGAAACCAGTAACTTCTTGGGACCATGCATTATCCGCAGCTGCTGCGCATGGTGGAGTTTTTAATCTTGAATATTCTCCAGATGG CTCTCTTCTATTGGCAgcatgtgaaaaaaaaagtattttaatgtttGATCCCTTGAGAAGGAATTTAATCCATACGATTGATAATGCTCATCATGATTGTGTTAATTGTGTTAG ATTCTTGGATCAACGTATGTTTGCAACATGTTCAGATGATAGTACAGTAGCTCTTTGGGATGCTAGAAACTTAAAGCAAAGAATAAGGACACTTCAAGGTCATTCAAATTGGGTGAAAAATATAGAGTATAGTCCCAAAGATAGTTTATTATTGACCAGTGGTTTTGACGGTAGTATATACACTTGGGACATAAATAGTTTTACAGAGAATAGTATTCTTTATACACGTGTGTTCCATACAAATGGATTGATGCGCACTAGACTTAGTCCAGATGCcagtaaaatgttaataagtaCTACTTCTGGATACCTCATCATTATACATAATCTTAAGTTAAGCTCCTTAAGTCAAGACTTGGCAGGATTTAGA cCAAATATGTATCGGTTAATGCAATCGTCTCAAACTACGATACCAAACGTGGCAAGTTTCACCCATCTATTTTCTCATTCTCGTACTCATAATCGAGTAGAGTTTTTAACCGATTTCCCTGTTGGCGATGATGCCGAAATAATATCGAGTTTGCAAGTGCATCCACAGGGATGGTGTGCTTTGTCTAGGAACGTTAGTAATGGGGAAAAATCCGAG TGGACCTGTATTCACGATATACAAGAACGTGATGTATCCAGTATAGCGGAGCAGgcgaaagaaggagaggaaacgACTCCTCAGTTTAACGAAGTACCCGTAGAGGAGTTCGAGGATTTTCAACAACCTCAACCTTCTCGTTCGGGTATaacttcttcctttttaatcGAAAGTCCAAATAATCGCGTTAGAGTAATTCATACAACCTCAGATTCAACAAGATCGAACGCTGCCGGATTATCGGATAATGCGCAGTCAGTTAGAACCTCGAGAAACTGGCAAGTGGCGTCACGTAGGGCGTCACGATCGCAATCGAGAAATTCGCGTTTAGACAGAAATGCGACAAGAACGAATTTCGGCGCGATCGAAGTTAGCTCGACTAGTTCAAGCTCGTCCGATTCTCGAGTGAGCGCGGATAGAGACGATAGGCAAGCGGACAGATACATATATGCGGCTGATCTTTACGCGGCTGATGAGAGCATATTAGAGGAGGGATCCGGTGATCAAGAAAGGGATTCGGGACAGGATTACAGGCCACCGAGACCAAATTCTCATCTTAATTACTTAAGACCACGCAACATGATTGACAATTTTTCTACTGGTAATATAGAATTACATGTAAGTACAACCGATGTGTGGGAAGCACACGTAGCGATTAGGGAAGCCAGGCTTAGAAGGGAGAGGGATTGGCTTTCTAGATCGAGTAACAATACGGTAGTTATAATTGGCGATAGAATTAGAGTTCAAAATCGGAATAGACAAGGCCAACAAACGATGTACGCCATTCCGAGAAATCGTATGATTCATCAAAATACACCTAGATTAACGCATTATATAGAAGAACCTAACGTAGGTTCCGGttatatcaaagaattatGTTTCTCTGCCGATGGCCGATTAATATGTTCACCGTTCGGTTATGGCATACGATTATTAGCATTTTCTAAGGATTGTTCAGAATTATCTAATTGCGTTCCTCCCTACAATGAGTCTGTACAGTTGCACGAATTAGTGACAAATGTTAGTCATTCTGGCATCGTAGTCAGTACAAAATTTTCTCCAAGGCATTGTTTGCTCGTGTCTGGTTGTCTCAGTGGAAAAATTGTTTGGCATCAACCCGTGGtttag
- the LOC108002299 gene encoding protein Skeletor, isoforms B/C, whose protein sequence is MADVTRRWMKDTKAHVFVIILTYVICSVYGCSEYDRLDGDEYKGKCIGKLNTYHHEVSGEVYAVDENTLLLINFKYDGNGDDTFFFAGASTRAGPHGFIVPDEWGKTNVLDKYFNKNLTLNLPDGKTIADIKWFAIYDLGSQNVFGDVIFPDEFRAPAPATISQLKKYSHGVSSEPIEIIDSKTIKIPNFKYDGEGKDTYFWVGDGPQPSTRGTKVPDEYGYLDSLHAYRGEDVIIQLPGHMTIFNINWLSIFDVETASNFGSVIIPKELNVPPSLVKVIKHTNSLPNCIQLHKRFQVSWEIFGPQITIQLAGDIGENEYMAFGLSGSEISSQMEGADVAVAYLDSIRGYVVDYNITAKAPCGKVLGQYKGVCRDELFGGLDNNQLHTAFKENGITVINYRRTLNSSDPGDKEYPTDRSVYVVWALGRLNENKEPTFHDLYLKNDLKLELGRKEPEDACMDFTENNEQLVVPWEKVKIYGRSIRTFKATIGPSGGKKGYQGITGQPSTGLAWYIEGRLVPELYLRRGLTYNFRVFGGNNPHSSNLYHPLIITDELHGGYDKLSDAAQSNIRVLAGVEFTRRGQPRPTAVGPLCLSKHNGRDRRRDDDFVTFKQFNRTLINTCEPGEGGNLEITPNSTWPDIVYYNSFTHANMGWKIHIVDSYSSSNAVVRQLSLIVGIMAVFFHFL, encoded by the exons ATGGCAGACGTTACAAGGAGATGGATGAAAGACACAAAGGCACATGTCTTTGTGATAATTTTGACATATGTGATATGTTCTGTCTATGGTTGTTCCG AATACGATCGATTAGACGGTGACGAATATAAAGGCAAATGCATTGGAAAACTAAATACGTATCATCATGAAGTTTCCGGCGAGGTTTACGCCGTCGATGAGAATACGCTATTGctgatcaattttaaatacgatGGTAACGGAGATGATACATTTTTCTTCGCTGGTGCATCCACGCGAGCTGGTCCACACGGTTTTATCGTGCCTGATGAATGGGGCAA aacaaatgtcctcgataaatatttcaataaaaatctcaCTCTTAATTTGCCAGATGGTAAAACGATAGCAGATATAAAATGGTTTGCAATATATGACTTAGGAAGTCAG aaTGTATTCGGCGATGTGATTTTTCCCGATGAATTTCGTGCACCAGCACCAGCGACGATTTctcaattaaagaaatactCGCATGGAGTATCTTCAGAGccaattgaaattatagattCAAAAACTATCAAAATACCAAACTTTAAATACGACGGAGAAGGAAAAGATACATATTTCTGGGTAGGAGATGGCCCACAACCTTCTACAAGAGGAACAAAAGTTCCCGACGAATATGGCTA tttagATTCATTGCACGCTTACAGAGGTGAAGATGTGATCATTCAACTACCTGGGCATAtgacaattttcaatatcaattgGTTAAGCATTTTCGACGTGGAAACTGCGTCAAATTTTGGCTCTGTGATAATTCCAAAGGAATTAAATGTGCCTCCTTCGTtagtaaaa GTGATCAAGCACACAAACAGTTTGCCAAATTGTATTCAACTTCATAAACGATTTCAAGTCAGCTGGGAAATTTTTGGTCCACAGATCACTATCCAATTAGCAGGAGATATAG GTGAGAATGAATATATGGCGTTCGGTCTATCTGGATCTGAAATATCTAGTCAAATGGAAGGTGCGGATGTTGCAGTTGCTTATTTAGATAGTATTAGAGGCTACGTGGTAGATTACAACATCACTGCCAAAGCACCA TGTGGAAAAGTTCTTGGTCAATACAAGGGAGTCTGTAGAGACGAATTATTTGGTGGTTTGGATAACAACCAGTTGCACACtgcatttaaagaaaatggaattacTGTTATAAATTACAGACGTACCCTTAATTCAT CTGATCCAGGAGACAAAGAATATCCAACTGATCGATCTGTTTACGTGGTATGGGCCTTAGGaagattgaatgaaaataaggaGCCGACATTCCACGATTTATATctgaaaaatgatttgaaattagaattgGGCCGTAAAGAACCTGAGGATGCGTGCATGGATTTTACGGAAAATAATGAGCAATTAgt aGTACCTtgggaaaaagtaaaaatatatgggAGAAGTATTCGAACATTTAAAGCAACGATCGGTCCATCTGGAGGCAAAAAGGGTTATCAAGGAATTACag GACAACCATCCACAGGTTTGGCATGGTACATCGAAGGGCGATTGGTACCTGAATTATATCTACGTCGTGGATTGACTTACAATTTTCGTGTTTTCGGTGGTAATAATCCTCACAGCTCGAATTTATATCACCCATTGATTATAACTGATGAACTACACGGTGGATACGATAAGCTGAGCGATGCGGCACAAAGTAATATTAGAGTTTTGGCTGGAGTTGAATTTACAAGAAGAGGACAACCGAGACCAACTGCag TTGGCCCACTTTGCTTGAGCAAACACAATGGACGAGATAGAAGACGAGATGATGATTTTGTAACATTCAAACAATTCAAcagaacattaataaatacatgtgAGCCAG gaGAAGgtggaaatttagaaattacacCAAATTCCACGTGGCCAGACATTGTTTATTACAATTCATTTACCCATGCGAACATGGGCTGGAAAATACACATAGTGGATAGTTATTCGTCAAGTAACGCTGTTGTTCGACAATTATCGCTAATCGTAGGAATAATGGCTgtgttttttcactttttataa
- the LOC108002303 gene encoding ankyrin repeat domain-containing protein 7-like, whose amino-acid sequence MSDTKFNYEKNDSIEEQFMWLLRFATVKKIKDFLTKIPTIDLHYPTPNLRTPITSVIDRGDPQILSFLLEKNSTNLDGTVTQPWGRTALMYASFVSRNPEILQILLKKGADPQKMDIRGWTCLQYAIVGERSKNVTFLLDAGVCINQRDVQGRTPLMISVYRSNLDILSILLDREADVNTQDDMGFTALQIAILCRKRDAAIMLIERGSDMSVVTPLTKASIGELCKTCMPKILRCLEPETRTLQ is encoded by the exons atgtcagacacaaaatttaattatgaaaaaaatg ATTCGATCGAGGAACAATTTATGTGGCTTCTTAGATTTGCTACTGtcaaaaagattaaagattttCTAACTAAAAT acCAACGATAGATCTACATTATCCCACACCAAATTTGAGAACTCCTATAACGTCAGTCATTGATCGCGGTGATCCGCAAATTTTGTCGTttttattagagaaaaattcgacAAATTTAGATGGTACCGTTACTCAACCTTGGGGCAGAACTGCTCTTATGTACGCctctttcgtttcgagaaatcCAGAAATCTTGCAGATTCTATTGAAGAAAGGTGCAGATCCTCAAAAAATGGATAT TAGAGGCTGGACTTGTCTTCAGTATGCAATCGTGGGAGAACGATCGAAGAACGTCACATTTCTTTTAGATGCTGGCGTTTGTATAAATCAGAGAGATGTGCAGGGACGAACACCACTTATGATctcag TGTATCGTTCCAATTTGgatattctttcgattttgCTGGATCGTGAAGCTGACGTCAATACGCAAGATGACATGGGATTTACCGCCCTTCAAATAGCAATTTTATGCAGAAAAAGGGATGCAGCGATTATGTTGATCGAAAGAGGAAGCGATATGAGCGTCGTTACACCTTTGACCAAAGCATCAATTGGCGAACTTTGTAAAACTTGTATGCCAAAAATTCTTCGATGTCTCGAACCAGAAACAAGAACGTTACAGTAA
- the LOC108002302 gene encoding uncharacterized protein LOC108002302 codes for MAPQIGNDLDQILKDKFTTEFRKEYTTVQGVCLPKKYEDFAQIIENFEIRDDDVWICSFPKTGTTWTQEMIWCIANDLDFERAKVRLSERFPFLEYSILFDYTTIIRRHPEIEPSPLILDSVAYIKNLPSPRFIKTHFPFPLLPRQLRTGEKKAKIIYVSRNPKDTCVSFYYHTRLMEGYRGDFHDFCRLFLGNKLSFAPYWDHILDFWKRRIDPNILFLKYEEMKSDLPTMIKKTAAFLDKILTNDQVEALAQHLSFNSMKSNPAVNYEEHIILNKQMKLINVDGEFIRSGKVDQWKEEMPGIVIEEFDKMTKEKFSTQNLFFSDISFDNPAESNIPFVEYDRLDGDEYKGKCIGKLNTYHHEVSGEVYAVDENTLLLINFKYDGNGDDTFFFAGASTRAGPHGFIVPDEWDGKTIADIKWFAIYDLGSQNVFGDVIFPDEFRAPAPATISQLKKYSHGVSSEPIEIIDSKTIKIPNFKYDGEGKDTYFWVGDGPQPSTRGTKVPDEYGYLDSLHAYRGEDVIIQLPGHMTIFNINWLSIFDVETASNFGSVIIPKELNVPPSLVKVIKHTNSLPNCIQLHKRFQVSWEIFGPQITIQLAGDIGENEYMAFGLSGSEISSQMEGADVAVAYLDSIRGYVVDYNITAKAPCGKVLGQYKGVCRDELFGGLDNNQLHTAFKENGITVINYRRTLNSSDPGDKEYPTDRSVYVVWALGRLNENKEPTFHDLYLKNDLKLELGRKEPEDACMDFTENNEQLVVPWEKVKIYGRSIRTFKATIGPSGGKKGYQGITGQPSTGLAWYIEGRLVPELYLRRGLTYNFRVFGGNNPHSSNLYHPLIITDELHGGYDKLSDAAQSNIRVLAGVEFTRRGQPRPTAVGPLCLSKHNGRDRRRDDDFVTFKQFNRTLINTCEPGEGGNLEITPNSTWPDIVYYNSFTHANMGWKIHIVDSYSSMDKKSFTFTTIESDVGEKLDKMFGVKPSFLRVEKNATHCLLPPQFVFYGMKIRDMEVYEDDVWMVSYPRTGSHWAQEMVWCIGNNFDYKNAEILTIIRNPLLEASALMVTGNWVDLFAKMGDSVENVMKMSRPRYIKSHLPFEFLPQQIHTKKPKIIYVTRNPKDTCVSFYHYCKKFHNMTGSFEDFAELFLEDSAPISPFWNHVLQFWKMKDQENVLFLTYEEMKKNQREIIRRTAKFMGKTVTDEQIADLSEHLKFSKMAANPATNLEQILPLKDLPENEKFIRKGKIGDWKNYMSEKLSQRFDEWTEKHLSNNSLDFNKTLISCNEE; via the exons ATGGCTCCCCAAATTGGAAATGATTTGGACCAAATTTTGAAAGACAAATTTACTACTGAATTTCGCAAAGAATATACCACCGTACAAGGTGTTTGTTTGCCAAAAAAATATGAGGATTTCgcacaaataattgaaaatttcgaaatcagaGACGATGATGTTTGGATTTGTTCTTTTCCTAAAACTG GAACAACATGGACACAAGAAATGATCTGGTGCATAGCAAATGACCTGGATTTTGAAAGAGCAAAAGTTCGCTTGTCCGaaagatttccttttttaga GTACTCCATACTTTTTGATTACACCACTATTATACGACGTCATCCGGAAATCGAGCCCTCTCCGTTAATTTTAGATAGTGTggcttatataaaaaatttaccttCTCCAAGATTTATCAAAActcattttccttttcccttaCTTCCACGTCAACTTCGAACGGGCGAGAAAAAggcgaaaattatttatgttagtAGGAATCCAAAAGATACTTGCGTTTCTTTTTACTATCACACTAGATTAATGGAAGGATATCGTGGTGATTTTCACGACTTCTGTCGCctttttttaggaaataaAC TGAGCTTTGCTCCATACTGGGATCACATACTTGATTTCTGGAAAAGGAGGATCGacccaaatattttatttttgaaatacgaAGAGATGAAATct GATCTGCCtacgatgataaaaaaaacagctgcatttcttgataaaattttaactaatgATCAAGTAGAAGCGTTGGCGCAACATTTGAGTTTCAACAGTATGAAATCAAATCCTGCAGTGAATTACGAGgaacatataatattgaataaacagATGAAATTGATCAATGTCGATGGTGAATTTATTCGAAGTGGTAAAGTTGATCAGTGGAAAGAAGAAATGCCCGGTATCGTGATCGAGGAATTCGATAAAatgacgaaagaaaaattttccacgcaaaatcttttc TTCAGTGACATCTCTTTTGACAATCCAGCAGAATCTAATATACCGTTCGTAG AATACGATCGATTAGACGGTGACGAATATAAAGGCAAATGCATTGGAAAACTAAATACGTATCATCATGAAGTTTCCGGCGAGGTTTACGCCGTCGATGAGAATACGCTATTGctgatcaattttaaatacgatGGTAACGGAGATGATACATTTTTCTTCGCTGGTGCATCCACGCGAGCTGGTCCACACGGTTTTATCGTGCCTGATGAATGGG ATGGTAAAACGATAGCAGATATAAAATGGTTTGCAATATATGACTTAGGAAGTCAG aaTGTATTCGGCGATGTGATTTTTCCCGATGAATTTCGTGCACCAGCACCAGCGACGATTTctcaattaaagaaatactCGCATGGAGTATCTTCAGAGccaattgaaattatagattCAAAAACTATCAAAATACCAAACTTTAAATACGACGGAGAAGGAAAAGATACATATTTCTGGGTAGGAGATGGCCCACAACCTTCTACAAGAGGAACAAAAGTTCCCGACGAATATGGCTA tttagATTCATTGCACGCTTACAGAGGTGAAGATGTGATCATTCAACTACCTGGGCATAtgacaattttcaatatcaattgGTTAAGCATTTTCGACGTGGAAACTGCGTCAAATTTTGGCTCTGTGATAATTCCAAAGGAATTAAATGTGCCTCCTTCGTtagtaaaa GTGATCAAGCACACAAACAGTTTGCCAAATTGTATTCAACTTCATAAACGATTTCAAGTCAGCTGGGAAATTTTTGGTCCACAGATCACTATCCAATTAGCAGGAGATATAG GTGAGAATGAATATATGGCGTTCGGTCTATCTGGATCTGAAATATCTAGTCAAATGGAAGGTGCGGATGTTGCAGTTGCTTATTTAGATAGTATTAGAGGCTACGTGGTAGATTACAACATCACTGCCAAAGCACCA TGTGGAAAAGTTCTTGGTCAATACAAGGGAGTCTGTAGAGACGAATTATTTGGTGGTTTGGATAACAACCAGTTGCACACtgcatttaaagaaaatggaattacTGTTATAAATTACAGACGTACCCTTAATTCAT CTGATCCAGGAGACAAAGAATATCCAACTGATCGATCTGTTTACGTGGTATGGGCCTTAGGaagattgaatgaaaataaggaGCCGACATTCCACGATTTATATctgaaaaatgatttgaaattagaattgGGCCGTAAAGAACCTGAGGATGCGTGCATGGATTTTACGGAAAATAATGAGCAATTAgt aGTACCTtgggaaaaagtaaaaatatatgggAGAAGTATTCGAACATTTAAAGCAACGATCGGTCCATCTGGAGGCAAAAAGGGTTATCAAGGAATTACag GACAACCATCCACAGGTTTGGCATGGTACATCGAAGGGCGATTGGTACCTGAATTATATCTACGTCGTGGATTGACTTACAATTTTCGTGTTTTCGGTGGTAATAATCCTCACAGCTCGAATTTATATCACCCATTGATTATAACTGATGAACTACACGGTGGATACGATAAGCTGAGCGATGCGGCACAAAGTAATATTAGAGTTTTGGCTGGAGTTGAATTTACAAGAAGAGGACAACCGAGACCAACTGCag TTGGCCCACTTTGCTTGAGCAAACACAATGGACGAGATAGAAGACGAGATGATGATTTTGTAACATTCAAACAATTCAAcagaacattaataaatacatgtgAGCCAG gaGAAGgtggaaatttagaaattacacCAAATTCCACGTGGCCAGACATTGTTTATTACAATTCATTTACCCATGCGAACATGGGCTGGAAAATACACATAGTGGATAGTTATTCGTCAA tggataaaaaatcttttacctTTACTACTATCGAGAGTGATGTAggagaaaaattggataaaatgtTTGGGGTGAAACCTAGTTTTTTAAGAGTAGAAAAGAATGCAACACATTGTTTATTACCGCCTCAATTCGTTTTTTATGGAATGAAAATCAGAGATATGGAAGTTTATGAGGATGATGTGTGGATGGTCTCATATCCACGAActg gTAGTCATTGGGCACAAGAAATGGTATGGTGTATCGGAAATaactttgattataaaaatgccgaaattttaacaattatacgTAATCCGTTGCTCGA agcATCGGCGTTGATGGTCACAGGGAATTGGGTAGATTTATTTGCGAAAATGGGTGATTCTGTTGAAAATGTTATGAAAATGTCACGAcctagatatataaaatctcaTCTCCCCTTTGAATTCTTGCCGCAACAAATTCATACAAAAAAAccaaaa ATTATTTATGTTACCAGAAATCCAAAAGATACATGTGTTAgcttttatcattattgtaaaaaatttcataacatGACGGGAAGCTTCGAGGATTTTGCTGAGTTATTTTTAGAAGACAGTG caCCGATAAGTCCATTTTGGAATCACGTTTtacaattttggaaaatgaaagaccaagaaaatgtattatttttaacttatgaagaaatgaaaaag aatcaaagagaaataattagaaGGACAGCAAAATTTATGGGAAAAACTGTGACAGACGAACAAATTGCTGATCTTAGCgagcatttaaaattttcaaagatggCTGCTAATCCCGCCACAAATTTGGAACAGATTTTACCCTTGAAAGATTTGCCcgaaaatgagaaatttataagaaaggGCAAAATCGgtgattggaaaaattatatgtccGAGAAATTATCTCAAAGATTTGATGAATGGACCGAGAAGCACTTAAGTAATAATAGCCTCGATTTTAACAAGACACTGATTTCATGTAacgaagaatga